TGTTGACGAGCCATGAATCGATCTGCGTGCTCAATTGCAACGATCGACCGGCCCGACTGGCGATCACCGTGTACTTCGAAGACCGACCGCCGATCGAACGGATTCCGGTCGAAGTCGGCGCCAAACGGACGAAACATATCCGCACTTCTACGCTCGAACTGAACGGCGAGCGGATTCCCGTGGGCGTTCCGTACGCGATGGAAGTGGAAAGCGACATTCCCGTCGTGGTGCAGTACAGCCGGATGGACTCTACGCAGGCAGAAAACGCGCTGATGTCGGTCATCGCGTATCCGGTCGAATAAAGGTCGGAAAAGGTCGGAAATCGAAGAAGGAGGCGGTTCGGATGGACGACGGCGATGAGTTTCCGAACCAAGTGCTCGCTCCGGGGGTCGTCGTACCGAACGGACCGGAAGCGGCTTCCTGGCTATCCGGAAGAATGTTGCGCATCGGCAGGGCGGCGGCTGGCATTTCATACGGCATTCCGGTCGGAGCGGTCGTCCCGCTCGGATTCGAGGCGTATGTCCGCGTGTTTCACCCCGCCGAGGGAGGAGAAGACGGCGGAGAGCCGATCTTTTGGTCGGAAGTGGCCGAATGGGCCGGGCGTCGCGTCCATCCGCTCATGCAATGGGAAGCGATAAGCCGACCGGCTCCGGGATTCGGTGCGGGGCCGAAACCATGGAAAGAAGATCCGCCTGTCGGCCGTTGTCCGGATGATACACTTGCGGCGTTGGCCGAACATCTGGAAAGGTTTACCGAAACCCCCGAGACGACGTGGGTTTGCGTCTGGGACGGTTTTACGTCTGTCGGTCCGCTGATCCGACATGCTCCGCGCGTTCGGTTGCCGGGACGCACGTATGCGCTGCTCAGGGCGCCTCTTGATGTCGTGGCGGAAGGAATTGTGCGGGGCGGCGTATGGACGCCGGGACCGAATCTTTGGTGGCCAGACGACCGGGCGTGGTGCGTCGCGACGGAGGTCGATTTCCGGTGGACGTTCGTGGCGGGAAGCCGCGGGCTGATCGCCTCGATCGCCGGCGATACGCGTCTGGAGGCGTTGGAGACGAGGCCGGAGCATCGGTGCGACGTTGGCAGCGATATGATTAACGTGCTTAATGATGAATCTCATTAAAGGGTACAATTAAATCGGTCCGGTTTTTTTCGCTCTCAACTTCCGATAATGTATATTATGTAAACTAGAAAAACACCCAACCGCTCGGCGCGCCTCCTTCGGAAACAGCCCTTCTTTTCAACAAACCGGGCCGCCTCTTTCGGGATCCGGCATCCCATCATCGGGGTTCAGGCGGCCCGTTGCGATCTAGACGGCGCTTTTAGCGCACACGGCGTTTAAAATGGCGTTTATTTGGATTTGGAATTCGGATTGGTGTCTTCCGAAGGTAATTCTTCCTCCAGAGCATAGTCGAAATCGTCGATGTCGTAGACCTTCACCGGAATTTCTGCGTCGATCACTTTGTCGACGAATTCGTACTGATCGGTCACGATCGGTGCCTGTTCGCGCAGGGACGTCAGAATCAGTTCCGTCTCGATCGGGTCGAGTTCTTCGCCGTATTGCGCGTTTTCGACGGCATAAACGACAGTAATCGTCACTTTATCGTTGACGAGCAGCGGCGGACTTTTGCGCCACGGCGCAAGAAGCGCGCGCTCGATTTTTTTCCGGTTCAGCGGTTGTTCAAAAAATTTGATCATCTCCTCGATCATTTGCCGGGCATGGCCGTCATCGGCCGGATCGGACATGATCGGCTCTTCACTGTCTTTCATGTCGTACAGTTCCATGACCGTCGAATACGGAATCAAATACTCGACGGGCCGGGAAGGAGACAACATCTGGCCGTAAATGGCGACCATGACGGCTTCGACGACAAAACGCCGTTTGGTTTCCACGTTGCGTTTCGACCACCTTTCGACCTTTTGCAGCGGGTCTACGTACTTTATCATATCATTTGTGTGCGGTTCGTACCAGTGCGACAAAACAAAGAAGCGACTCCCGACGAGGCGGTCGTCGCTCGTTCGATTTTCTTCTGTATTTTTAAGGCAAAAACGTTCGGCCCATCAAGTACCGGTCAACTTCCCGAGCGGCTTCTCTTCCCTCATGAATGGCCCAAACGACCAGGCTTTGCCCTCTCCTCATGTCACCGGCGACGAAAATACCGTCGATGTTGGTGCGGTACTTTCCGTATTCCGCCTTAACGTTCGTGAACCGGTCGGTTTCCAGACCGAGCTGGCGGATGAGCGGCTGTTCGGGTCCCGCAAAGCCGAGCGCGATTAGAACCAGTTGCGCCGGCCATACTTTTTCGGTGCCGGGAATAACGGTGTTCGTCGCACGGCCGGATTCATCTTTTTTCCGAATGACTTCCACCGTGCGGACTTCCTTGACGTGTCCGTTTTCGTCGCCCACCAGCTCGGTGGTCAGGATCCGGTATTCCCGAGGGTCTTTCCCGAACAGCGCTTTGGCCTCCTCCTGACCGTAATCCAGTCGGAACACCTGCGGATACTGCGGCCACGGGTTGTCGGCCGGCCTTGTCAACGGCGCTTCCGGATAGATGACGAATTGCGTGACGCTTTTGCAGCCCAGCCGGATTGCCGTCGCCACACAGTCGGTCCCCGTGTCGCCGCCGCCGATGACGACGACGTCCTTGCCCTCGGCGGAAATGTAACGACCGTCTTGAAGCCCGGAATCGAGCAGCGATTTCGTCGCCAACGTCAGAAACTCCATCGCGTAATGAACGCCTTTCAGCTCGACGCCCGGCACTTCGAGCGGCCGCGGCTGCGTGGCCCCACAGCAGAGAACGACGGCGTCGAATTCCTTGAGCAGTCGGTCGGCGGGATAGTCTTTTCCGACTTCGCAATTGACGACGAATTGAACGCCTTCGGCCGCCATCAGGTCGATCCGGCGCTGGACGACGCGTTTGTCCAGTTTCATCGGCGGGATGCCGTACGTCAGCAAACCGCCGATCCGATCGGCGCGTTCAAACACCGTCACCGTATGACCGGCTTTGTTCAGCTGGTCCGCCGCCGCCAGACCGGCGGGACCGGAACCGACGATCGCCACTTTTTTGCCCGTGCGCTTTTTCGGCGGTTCCGGTTGCACCCAGCCTTCCTCAAACGCCCGGTCGATGATCGCCTGCTCGATCGTCTTGATGGCGACGGGATCACCGTGTAAACCGACCGTGCAGGAACCCTCGCAGGGAGCCGGACAGACGCGTCCGGTGAATTCAGGAAAATTGTTTGTTTTATGCAAGCGGTATAACGCTTCTTTCCATTGCCCGCGATATACGAGGTTGTTCCATTCCGGAATCAGATTGTGCAACGGACAACCCGTCGTGCCCCGGTTCAGGATGATGCCCGAATTGCAATACGGAATGCCGCAGTCCATGCAGCGGGCGCCCTGAATGCGCAGCTCTTCATCGGACAGATGCCGATGAAACTCTTCCCAGTCCCGGATGCGTTCCAGCGGGTCGCGATCGGCGGGGACATGGCGCTTGTATTCCAGAAAACCAGTCGGCGTCGACATCGTTTCGTTCCCCCCTTCAGTTTCCGCTGACCCGGGAAACGTCTTTCGTGTTCTCGATGAAAGCGCGCATGACCGCTTCTTCTTGGCTCAATCCCTCGCGTTTGGCGCGCTCGATCGACTCGAACATGCGCTTGTAGTCGCGCGGGATCACTTTGACGAACCGTACGACGTAGTCGTTCCAGTCGTGCAGAATACGGCGCGCTTTTTCGCTCCCCGTATACTTGACGTGGTTTTGCAGCATCAGTTTCACTTCTTCGATCTCGTACTCGTCTTCCAACAATTCGAACAACACCATTTCGTCGTTAGCGCGCTCGCGGAAACGGCCGTCTTCGTCGAGCACGTAGGCGATGCCGCCCGACATGCCCGCGGCGAAATTGCGGCCGGTCGGTCCGATAATGACGACGCGGCCTCCTGTCATGTACTCGCAGCCGTGATCGCCGACGCCCTCGACGACGGCGCGGGCGCCGCTGTTGCGAACGCAGAACCGTTCGCCCGCCCGGCCGCGGATGTACGCTTCCCCGCCGCTTGCGCCGTACAGCGCGACGTTGCCGATGATGATGTTGTCTTCCGGCACAAACGGCGATTGCGGCGGCGGGAAAACGATCAGTTTGCCGCCCGACAGGCCTTTGCCGAAATAGTCGTTGGCGTCGCCTTCCAGCGACAGCGTCATCCCTTTCGGCACGAAAGCGCCGAAGCTTTGCCCCGCCGATCCGTTGAAATGAAGCCGAATCGTGTCGTGCGGCAAGCCGTCGCGCCCGTAGCGGCGCGTCAGCTCGCTGCCGACCATTGTGCCGACGGATCGGTCGGTGTTGCGGATCGGCAAAATCGCGTGCACCCGCTTGCCTTCTTCCAGCGCGGGCCGGCAAATACGCATCAATTCGCGGCTGTCGAGCGTTTCTTCAAGCCGGTGGTTCTGGTCGACGCGATGACAGCGCCCGACATGCGGCGGTACGTCCGGCTGATACAACAGCGGCGATAAGTCGAGTCCTTTCATCTTCCAATGGGCGTGATCGGTTTCGACTTCGAGAACGTCGGTACGCCCGACCATTTCGTCGATCGTCCGGAAACCAAGTTTCGCCATCCATTCGCGAACATCCTGCGCCACGAACCGCATGTAGTTGACGACGTGGTCGGGGTCGCCGGTAAATCGTTTACGCAGTTCAGGATTTTGCGTCGCGACGCCGACCGGACACGTGTCGAGATGACAGACGCGCATCATGACACAGCCGAGCACGATGAGCGGCGCGGTCGAAAAGCCGTACTCCTCGGCGCCGAGCAGCGCGGCGATGACGACGTCGCGGCCGGTCATCAGCTTGCCGTCCGTTTCGAGAACGACGCGGTCGCGCAAACCGTTAAGAAGCAGCGTCTGATGCGTTTCCGCAAGCCCCAATTCCCACGGCAGGCCGGCATGTTTGATGCTGGAGCGCGGCGAGGCACCGGTACCTCCGTCGTAACCGCTGATCAAAATCACGTCCGCTCTGCCCTTCGCCACGCCCGCTGCGATCGTGCCGACGCCGACCGCGGAGACGAGCTTGACGTTGATTTTCGCGCGCGGATTTGCGTTTTTCAGGTCGAAAATCAGTTCGGCCAAGTCCTCGATCGAATAAATATCGTGATGCGGAGGCGGCGAAATCAAGCCGACGCCGGCCGTCGTACCGCGACATTCCGCGATCCACGGATACACTTTTTTCCCCGGCAGTTGGCCGCCTTCGCCCGGCTTGGCGCCCTGTGCGATTTTGATCTGGATTTCGTCGGAATTCACGAGATAATGAATCGTGACGCCGAAGCGGCCGGACGCAACCTGTTTGATCGCGCTTCGCCTTTCGTCTTTGAACCGTTCGGGGTCTTCCCCGCCTTCACCGGTATTGCTTTTGCCGCCGATCCGGTTCATGGCGATGGCGAGGCTTTCATGCGCTTCCTTGCTGATCGATCCGAACGACATGCCGCCGGTTTTAAAACGCCGACAAATCGACTCGACCGGTTCGACTTCCTCGATCGGCACCGGATCGCGTATCTGCCGGAATTTGAACAGGCTGCGCAGCGTAATATGCTGCCTCGATTGATCGTCGATCAGATTTGCGAATTTCTTATAAAGCGCGTAATTGTTCGTACGCGCCGCCTGCTGCAACGTATGAATCGTCTCCGGATGCAACAAGTGCACTTCCCCGCCGGCGCGCCACTGATGGTCGCCACCGGGATCGAGCGCAATGTCGCGGCTGTTGGAAACTGCATAAGCCTGACCGTGGCGCATCAGCGTTTCCTTGGCGATCGCGTCGAGGCCGACGCCGCCGATACGAGAGGGCGTCCAGGTAAAATATTTGTCGATGACGGACCGATGAATGCCGATCGCTTCGAAAATTTGCGCGCCGCGGTAGCTTTGGAGCGTCGAAATGCCCATTTTCGAGGCGATTTTGACGACTCCCTTGACGACGGCTTTTAGATAGTTTTTCTCGAGTTTTTCATATTCGCCGGGCACCATCTGCTGTTCGTTCAATGCGCGAACGGACTCCAGCGCCAGGTAAGGATAAATCGCTTCCGCGCCGTAACCGAGCAGCATGGCGAAATGATGCACTTCTCTCGGCTCGCCGGATTCGAGCGCGATGCCGACTTTCATCCGCTTGCCGTTTCGGATGAGATGGTGGTGAAGTCCGGAAACGGCGAGCAAGGCGGGAATCGGCGCATGCCGCTCGTCGACGCCGCGGTCGGACAGAATGAGCAGTTGTACGCCGTTTTCGATGGCCCGATCCGCTTCGGCGAACAGCCGTTCCATCGCCCGTTCGAGGCCTGCTTCTCCTTCCTCGACGGGGAACAAAATCGGCAACGTCTCGGTCTTAAACAGCGGATTGCGCTTCAGCTTCGCAAAATCAGCCGCGTTCAAAACAGGTGTCTCCAGTCGGATTTTCCTGCAGTTCTCCGGTCCTGGGCGGACGAGATTGCCCTCCGGACCGATCGTCGTCACGGTCGACGTGACGATTTCTTCGCGGATGGCGTCGATCGGCGGATTCGTCACCTGGGCGAACAACTGTTTGAAATAGTTATACAACAGCTGCGGCCGCTCCGAAAAGACGGCGAGCGGCGTATCGACGCCCATCGATCCGACCGGCTCGACGCCCGTTTTGGCCATCGGTTCCAAAATTTTGACCAAGTCTTCGTACGTGTAACCGAACGCTTTTTGCCAACGCAGTCGCGTCTCATCGTCGAGCGAGCCGTGGTCCGGCTCGGCTTTCGGCAGGCTGTCGAGCCGCACGAGATTTTCGTCCAGCCACTGGCGATACGGCCGTTCGCGGACGATCGCGCGTTTGACTTCTTCGTCGCTGACGATCCGACCCTCGCGCGTATCGACGAGTAGCATACGACCGGGCTGCAGACGGTCTTTCCGGATGATTTTCGCCGGATCGATCGGTAGAACGCCGGTTTCCGACGCCAGCACGATGCGGTCGTCGCTCGTGACGCAGTAGCGCGCCGGCCGCAGGCCGTTTCGGTCCAGGATGGCGCCGATGACGGTTCCGTCGGTAAACACGATTGCAGCAGGACCGTCCCACGGTTCCATCAGCGTGCTGTGGTATTCGTAAAACGCTTTTTTCTCATCGTCCATCTGCGCATGGTTGACCCACGGTTCCGGCACCATCATCATGGCGGCATGCGGCAGCGACCGGCCGCACAGGTGCAAAAATTCCAGACAATTGTCAAAAATCTGCGAGTCGGACCCGTCCTCGTCGAGAACCGGCAAGAGTTCGCTGATCTCAACGCCGAACACGTCGGTGCGGCACATCGCTTCCCGCGCGCGGAACCAGTTGACGTTTCCGCGCAGCGTATTGATTTCGCCGTTGTGAATCATATATCGATAAGGATGAGCGCGTTCCCAGCTCGGAAACGTGTTCGTGCTGAACCGCGAATGGACAAGGGCGATCGCACTGGCGAAAGTCGGATCGCCCAGATCGAGATAATAGTCCGCCAACTGTTCCGGCGTCAGCATGCCTTTATAAACAACGGTGCGCGAAGAAAAACTGGCGAAATAAAAAAGAGGCTTGCCGCCCGCATGCTTCGCTGCGCGTTCACAACGTTTCCGGGCGACGAAAAGACGGCGTTCGAACGCGAGTTCTTCCTCGATTTCCTCCGGCTTGCCGACGATCAGTTGCCGAATGAAAGGCTGGCTGTCCCTGGCTGTCTTGCCCAGCGTCGTGTCGTCGGTCGGCACCGTCCGCCAGCCGAGGACGGGCAATCCCGTTTCGGCGACGATCTGTTCGATTTTCGCTTCGCACGTTTCCCGCAGACGGTCGTCCCGGGGCAGGAAAATCATCCCGACCGCGTAATCGCCGCGGGCCGGAAGTTCGATACCCATTTGCTCGCATTGGTGGCGGAGAAACGCGTCCGGTATCTGAACGAGAATACCCGCTCCGTCCCCGACGTCCGCTTCCGCTCCCCTTGCGCCGCGATGGTCGAGATTTCGCAAAACCGTCAGAGCGTCCAGGACGATGTCGTGCGAAGCGACCCCTTTCAGATGCGCCACAAATCCGATGCCGCAGGCGTCGTGTTCGAAACAGGGATCGTATAGCCCTTTTGTTTTCAGATGCGTCTGTTCCATTTCCGGACAACCTTTCTGAACGGAATCGGGAATTGACAAATAAGATATCATGAAATGTCCGCATCGCATAGTGCGGACCTCGTCGAAAAACGAAAAAAGTTTTTTATAAGCGCATAAACGTTTTTTCAATGCCTGCACGCACACGCCACTTATTATAGCACAAAAATCGGTTTCGCAAGATGGCAGACGGATGTCGTGTTATAATGTAGAGGATGCCGTACGGGAGGGATAAGAAACATGGAAAAAGTGGTCGTGATCGGCGCAGGCCCCTGCGGACTGTCTGCGGCGGTGGAATTGAAGCGGATCGGATTTCACCCGCTCGTGATTGAAAAACACAATGTCGTGCATTCCATTTATCGCTATCCGACCTATATGAAATTTTTCAGCACGCCCGATTTGCTCGAAATCGGCGGAATTCCGTTTACGACTCCGAATGATAAGCCGACCCGGTTGGAGGCGCTTCACTATTACCGGACGGTCGCGATGCGGGAAGAGCTTCGCATTCGGTGTTATGAAGAAGCGGTTCGGATCGGCCGCGTCGAAACCGGATTCGTCGTCGAGACCGTCGACCGCACCGGCGTCCACCGTTCCTATGCTGCCGAGAATGTCGTCGTCGCCACGGGTTATTTCGATTCGCCCAACCTGCTCGGCATTCCCGGAGAA
Above is a genomic segment from Candidatus Reconcilbacillus cellulovorans containing:
- a CDS encoding glutamate synthase large subunit, with the translated sequence MEQTHLKTKGLYDPCFEHDACGIGFVAHLKGVASHDIVLDALTVLRNLDHRGARGAEADVGDGAGILVQIPDAFLRHQCEQMGIELPARGDYAVGMIFLPRDDRLRETCEAKIEQIVAETGLPVLGWRTVPTDDTTLGKTARDSQPFIRQLIVGKPEEIEEELAFERRLFVARKRCERAAKHAGGKPLFYFASFSSRTVVYKGMLTPEQLADYYLDLGDPTFASAIALVHSRFSTNTFPSWERAHPYRYMIHNGEINTLRGNVNWFRAREAMCRTDVFGVEISELLPVLDEDGSDSQIFDNCLEFLHLCGRSLPHAAMMMVPEPWVNHAQMDDEKKAFYEYHSTLMEPWDGPAAIVFTDGTVIGAILDRNGLRPARYCVTSDDRIVLASETGVLPIDPAKIIRKDRLQPGRMLLVDTREGRIVSDEEVKRAIVRERPYRQWLDENLVRLDSLPKAEPDHGSLDDETRLRWQKAFGYTYEDLVKILEPMAKTGVEPVGSMGVDTPLAVFSERPQLLYNYFKQLFAQVTNPPIDAIREEIVTSTVTTIGPEGNLVRPGPENCRKIRLETPVLNAADFAKLKRNPLFKTETLPILFPVEEGEAGLERAMERLFAEADRAIENGVQLLILSDRGVDERHAPIPALLAVSGLHHHLIRNGKRMKVGIALESGEPREVHHFAMLLGYGAEAIYPYLALESVRALNEQQMVPGEYEKLEKNYLKAVVKGVVKIASKMGISTLQSYRGAQIFEAIGIHRSVIDKYFTWTPSRIGGVGLDAIAKETLMRHGQAYAVSNSRDIALDPGGDHQWRAGGEVHLLHPETIHTLQQAARTNNYALYKKFANLIDDQSRQHITLRSLFKFRQIRDPVPIEEVEPVESICRRFKTGGMSFGSISKEAHESLAIAMNRIGGKSNTGEGGEDPERFKDERRSAIKQVASGRFGVTIHYLVNSDEIQIKIAQGAKPGEGGQLPGKKVYPWIAECRGTTAGVGLISPPPHHDIYSIEDLAELIFDLKNANPRAKINVKLVSAVGVGTIAAGVAKGRADVILISGYDGGTGASPRSSIKHAGLPWELGLAETHQTLLLNGLRDRVVLETDGKLMTGRDVVIAALLGAEEYGFSTAPLIVLGCVMMRVCHLDTCPVGVATQNPELRKRFTGDPDHVVNYMRFVAQDVREWMAKLGFRTIDEMVGRTDVLEVETDHAHWKMKGLDLSPLLYQPDVPPHVGRCHRVDQNHRLEETLDSRELMRICRPALEEGKRVHAILPIRNTDRSVGTMVGSELTRRYGRDGLPHDTIRLHFNGSAGQSFGAFVPKGMTLSLEGDANDYFGKGLSGGKLIVFPPPQSPFVPEDNIIIGNVALYGASGGEAYIRGRAGERFCVRNSGARAVVEGVGDHGCEYMTGGRVVIIGPTGRNFAAGMSGGIAYVLDEDGRFRERANDEMVLFELLEDEYEIEEVKLMLQNHVKYTGSEKARRILHDWNDYVVRFVKVIPRDYKRMFESIERAKREGLSQEEAVMRAFIENTKDVSRVSGN
- a CDS encoding glutamate synthase, producing the protein MSTPTGFLEYKRHVPADRDPLERIRDWEEFHRHLSDEELRIQGARCMDCGIPYCNSGIILNRGTTGCPLHNLIPEWNNLVYRGQWKEALYRLHKTNNFPEFTGRVCPAPCEGSCTVGLHGDPVAIKTIEQAIIDRAFEEGWVQPEPPKKRTGKKVAIVGSGPAGLAAADQLNKAGHTVTVFERADRIGGLLTYGIPPMKLDKRVVQRRIDLMAAEGVQFVVNCEVGKDYPADRLLKEFDAVVLCCGATQPRPLEVPGVELKGVHYAMEFLTLATKSLLDSGLQDGRYISAEGKDVVVIGGGDTGTDCVATAIRLGCKSVTQFVIYPEAPLTRPADNPWPQYPQVFRLDYGQEEAKALFGKDPREYRILTTELVGDENGHVKEVRTVEVIRKKDESGRATNTVIPGTEKVWPAQLVLIALGFAGPEQPLIRQLGLETDRFTNVKAEYGKYRTNIDGIFVAGDMRRGQSLVVWAIHEGREAAREVDRYLMGRTFLP
- a CDS encoding ADP-heptose synthase, which translates into the protein MVAIYGQMLSPSRPVEYLIPYSTVMELYDMKDSEEPIMSDPADDGHARQMIEEMIKFFEQPLNRKKIERALLAPWRKSPPLLVNDKVTITVVYAVENAQYGEELDPIETELILTSLREQAPIVTDQYEFVDKVIDAEIPVKVYDIDDFDYALEEELPSEDTNPNSKSK